DNA sequence from the Deltaproteobacteria bacterium HGW-Deltaproteobacteria-2 genome:
CTTTTTTACGGAAATAATCTCTTCCTTTGCGTCCGACATTAATAAGAGCAACTTCTTTTCCGTCTTTGACTTTTTCTTTCATAAACCTTTCAGTCGCCTTGATCAGATTGGTATTAAAACCACCACACAGGCCACGATCGGATGTCATACAAATAACACGAAGTCTTCTGGGATCGCGCACGGCAAGAAGAGGATGCGACATGGTCTCCACGCGCAAGGCAAGACTGTTGAGCACATCCATGAATTTACCGGCGTAAGGCCGGAAATTATCCATTTTCATCTGCGCTGATTTAAATTTTGAAGCAGCAACCATATTCATGGCGCGGGTAATCTGCTTCGTCTTTTGAACAGCGGTTACTTTTCTTTTTATATCTTTTAGCGAGGCCACCTGGATTTCTCCTCAACTTTTTATATTGAACTTCAGTGAATTTTATTTACCAATGAAATCAAATTCAATTTCACACTTATTCCGCTACAAAAACGGAATCAAAAGATGTCATAACTTCCTTCATCTTCTTTTCCAGATCGGGAGATATTATCTTCTTGTCTTCTATCTCCTTCATAATATCGGGATGTTTGCTTTCCACGAAACTTAGAAGTTGTTCCTCATATACACGAACCTTATCCACCTCGTATTTATCAATGAATCCTTTGGTTCCGGCAAAGAGTACTACAATCTCCTGAGAAAGAGACATCGGCTTGAACTGCGGCTGTTTGAGTAATTCAACCAGACGAACACCGCGATCCAACTGTGCCTGCGTTGATTTGTCCAGATCGGACCCGAACTGGGCAAAAGCCGCCAGTTCGCGATACTGAGCCAGATCGAGTTTCAGCGTTCCGGCAACCTGTTTCATAGCCTTAACCTGAGCCGCACCACCGACGCGGGAAACCGAAAGACCAACGTTAATCGCCGGACGAATACCGGAGAAGAACAAACTCGGTTCCAGATAAACCTGGCCATCTGTAATGGAGATAACGTTCGTAGGAATATATGCGGAAACGTCACCGGCCTGTGTTTCAATAACCGGAAGAGCTGTAAGAGAACCGCCACCGAGTTCAGGGCTGACACGCGCCGCACGCTCGAGTAGTCGGGAGTGATTGTAGAAAATATCGCCGGGGAAAGCTTCACGTCCCGGCGGACGGCGCAGCAGCAGAGAAATCTGGCGATAGGCAACGGCCTGCTTGGACAAGTCATCGTAGATAATCAAGGCGTCCTGGCCGTTATCTCTGAAATATTCACCGATACTGCAACCGGCATAAGCGGCAACATATTGCAGCGTCGCGGGATCCGAAGCGCAACCGGCGACAACGCAGGTATAAGACAGAGCGTCATATTGTTTCAGTCTTTCCACAACCTGAGCCACTGTAGATTTTTTCTGGCCGATAGCAACATAGATACATTTCACACCGGTATCTTTCTGACGGATGATAGCATCAACTCCGATTGCTGTTTTACCTATCTGACGGTCTCCAATGATAAGCTCACGCTGACCACGTCCGATCGGCGTCATAGCGTCAATAGATTTGAGACCTGTATACATCGGCTGATTAACCGGCTGGCGTTGAATAACACCGGGAGCGACCATTTCAATTCGGCGAAACTCTTTGGTTTCAATCGGTCCTTTTCCATCTAGCGGTTTCCCTGTAGCGTCAATAACGCGGCCCAGCAGAGCTTCACCGACGGGAACCTGAGCGATTTTACCGGTTCTCTTTACTATGTCACCTTCTTTGATGTGAGTAACTTCACCCAGAACGGCAACACCGACATTATCCGCTTCCAGATTGAGAACCATGCCTAAGATTCCGCCGGGAAATTCCAGAAGTTCCATCGCCATTGCATTCTGCACGCCGTATACTCGGGCAATACCGTCACCAACGGACAAGACTGTTCCGGTTTCGCTTATATCCAGCTTTTTCTCATAGCTTTTGATTTGCTCAGAAATAATTTGACTAATTTCTTCAGCTTTAATTGTTTCCATGCCCTATCTTGCCTCCCCTAAGAGATTCCTCATATTGTTCAATTGATTTTTGATGCTGCCATCATAAAGTGTATCGCCAACT
Encoded proteins:
- a CDS encoding F0F1 ATP synthase subunit alpha; translation: METIKAEEISQIISEQIKSYEKKLDISETGTVLSVGDGIARVYGVQNAMAMELLEFPGGILGMVLNLEADNVGVAVLGEVTHIKEGDIVKRTGKIAQVPVGEALLGRVIDATGKPLDGKGPIETKEFRRIEMVAPGVIQRQPVNQPMYTGLKSIDAMTPIGRGQRELIIGDRQIGKTAIGVDAIIRQKDTGVKCIYVAIGQKKSTVAQVVERLKQYDALSYTCVVAGCASDPATLQYVAAYAGCSIGEYFRDNGQDALIIYDDLSKQAVAYRQISLLLRRPPGREAFPGDIFYNHSRLLERAARVSPELGGGSLTALPVIETQAGDVSAYIPTNVISITDGQVYLEPSLFFSGIRPAINVGLSVSRVGGAAQVKAMKQVAGTLKLDLAQYRELAAFAQFGSDLDKSTQAQLDRGVRLVELLKQPQFKPMSLSQEIVVLFAGTKGFIDKYEVDKVRVYEEQLLSFVESKHPDIMKEIEDKKIISPDLEKKMKEVMTSFDSVFVAE